Proteins encoded in a region of the Peromyscus leucopus breed LL Stock chromosome 15, UCI_PerLeu_2.1, whole genome shotgun sequence genome:
- the LOC114690744 gene encoding olfactory receptor 10J1-like, translated as MKRANFTGVREFVFQGFSNFQEYQLILFVVFLALYILTLAGNVIIVTIIRIDHHLHTPMYFFLSVLSTSETFYSLVIIPRMLGSLVGLSQTISLECCGTQLFFFLGFGINNCLLLAAMGYDRYVAICNPLRYSIVMNWRVCVILASSICATGFFLSLVQVMSIFRLPFCHSLIEHFFCDVRPVLNLACAVPVINDILTLVLTLLVITAPATFLFISYVLIISTILKIASADGWKKTFATCSSHLTVVVIHYGCASIVYFKPKSENTRDQDQLISVTYTVITPLLNPVVYSLRNKEVQDALRKVLGRKSLS; from the coding sequence ATGAAGAGAGCCAACTTCACGGGGGTAAGAGAGTTTGTTTTCCAAGGTTTCTCCAATTTCCAAGAATACCAACTCATACTATTTGTTGTCTTCCTTGCCCTATACATCCTGACTCTGGCTGGCAATGTCATCATTGTGACCATTATCCGTATTGACCACCACCTTCACACCCCCATGTATTTCTTCTTAAGTGTTCTCTCCACTTCAGAGACCTTCTATTCCCTGGTCATCATCCCACGAATGCTTGGGAGCCTTGTGGGTTTGAGCCAAACCATCTCCCTGGAGTGCTGTGGGACacagctcttttttttccttggaTTTGGAATCAACAACTGTCTCCTGCTAGCAGCCATGGGctatgatcgctatgtggccatctgcaacccACTTCGTTATAGCATTGTCATGAATTGGAGGGTGTGTGTCATTCTGGCATCTTCGATTTGTGCCACagggttctttctctctctagttcAGGTGATGTCCATTTTCAGGCTGCCCTTTTGCCACTCACtgattgaacatttcttctgtgatgtccGACCTGTTTTGAATCTGGCCTGTGCAGTGCCAGTCATCAATGACATCTTGACATTAGTTCTTACCCTCCTAGTAATCACAGCACCTGCCACTTTCCTATTCATCTCCTATGTCCTCATTATTTCCACCATTCTCAAGATTGCCTCAGCTGATGGCTGGAAGAAAACTTTCGCCACCTGCAGCTCACACCTCACTGTGGTAGTGATCCATTATGGTTGTGCCTCCATTGTCTACTTCAAGCCCAAGTCAGAGAACACCAGAGACCAGGACCAGCTGATTTCAGTGACTTACACTGTTATAACACCTCTACTAAACCCTGTTGTGTATAGTCTGAGAAACAAAGAGGTCCAGGATGCTCTGAGGAAAGTATTGGGTAGGAAATCCCTATCATAG